A stretch of DNA from Pseudodesulfovibrio sp. JC047:
TGCGCGGGCTGGGCGTCACTCCAGCTAAGAGGTCAGTTTGGTTAGGACGGAGACCGTGCCGCCCATAGCGTGTCCACTTTCCACGCCGCCGCGCAAAATTACAGATTCTCAGACCGTCTTGTAGAAGACGATCCAGTGAGTTTTCAGGTTCACGGTTGTCGTGTGGCCACATATCGGACGGGCCGGGAAAAGCGGCCGCAACTCAGCCAGTTTGATTTGGGTTTCGTTCCATTTGAAAATGAGGGTGCCGCCCGTCTTGAGGACTCGCCAGCACTCAGCGAAACCTTTCTGGATATCATCCTTCCAGTTGTCGCGGTCGAGGCGTCCGTATTTCGCCTTCATCCACGAATTGTCACCGGCACGGACAAGGTGGGGCGGGTCGAAGATCACGAGGTTGAACGCCTCGTCTTCAAACGACATGTCCCGGAAGTCTTCAATGGTGTCAGGCGACACAGTAAAGGAGCGACCATCGCAAAGCGTGTGCTCTTCCTTTCGGATGTCAGTGAACAGCACTTCCGGGTTCTGCTTGTCGAAGTGAAACATTCGGCCGCCACAACAGGCATCGAGTATGTGCTTTGATTCATT
This window harbors:
- a CDS encoding methyltransferase domain-containing protein; translated protein: MNESKHILDACCGGRMFHFDKQNPEVLFTDIRKEEHTLCDGRSFTVSPDTIEDFRDMSFEDEAFNLVIFDPPHLVRAGDNSWMKAKYGRLDRDNWKDDIQKGFAECWRVLKTGGTLIFKWNETQIKLAELRPLFPARPICGHTTTVNLKTHWIVFYKTV